The following coding sequences lie in one uncultured Mailhella sp. genomic window:
- a CDS encoding tetratricopeptide repeat protein: MDEKSYLDDLPQRDAAHDIEKAAINAFENAITEAGLFVVQQRNDTNDYGTDIQIEARIGASMTNFRVHVQLKGTECKENSDGSVSISIDRKNLNYLVRQPHSIYVCYHLPSKRLLVQTADDTLQQYEQKSSNWRTQKYITIKFKEYFSVVFQNKLHSLVMTDGKFFMEQRFQCITTSPKQLNKILNTVSSPIYLSGEPQRAYQILVEMFKAGQYDKISDSFPKFDAVLGKYPEAIALAYMAEINLGIDENRFDVKRVQKAIPLFEALRSKQGHQQGDLTYCIGNAYSILQDYQNALSSYLQAITEFSLPEDAHEAAMCYKNIGAVHKSLGNSTDERKSYEKSLELDPYLPEAHFAMGVCLYTEGKYQPALEHLDKIIWDVDSLSRSLSVNAWRIPILFNLKDSAGAFREINTLLSHVRMFEWILPWCGKFVSQFGKESIESIQKSLLFWKKYLRDFPEDTKGKYEYLICSWLLHEEDFPVDLNFESFKREMLELMDSGTIDSAFLWDRIGHWAQTDGLWERAEDAYRKACQQEPDEYGYCLGVVLNHLGKYAEALSILLPQAEIHQPDELSWYQVARAYEGLGNIEGCRKAYKKAIKINPDYTEVWFEFGGSLWNLGDRDMAFKIWENAIARFPKHESVKIVEQFFAGEGPAFGSVKQRDTD; encoded by the coding sequence GTGGATGAAAAGAGCTATTTAGACGATCTGCCGCAGCGAGACGCTGCACATGACATTGAAAAGGCCGCTATAAATGCTTTTGAAAATGCCATAACAGAGGCGGGACTGTTTGTTGTTCAGCAGCGTAATGATACGAATGATTATGGTACCGATATTCAGATTGAAGCTCGTATCGGGGCTTCAATGACGAACTTTCGCGTGCATGTACAGCTTAAGGGGACAGAATGCAAAGAAAACTCCGATGGAAGTGTAAGTATTTCCATTGATAGAAAAAATTTGAACTACCTTGTACGCCAGCCTCATTCTATTTATGTCTGTTATCACCTTCCATCAAAACGACTTCTGGTCCAAACCGCAGACGACACCTTACAGCAGTATGAACAAAAAAGCTCGAATTGGCGTACACAGAAATATATAACTATTAAATTTAAAGAATATTTTAGCGTTGTTTTTCAAAATAAGCTGCATAGTCTGGTTATGACAGACGGAAAATTTTTTATGGAACAGCGCTTTCAATGTATTACTACATCTCCAAAGCAACTTAATAAGATACTTAATACCGTCTCTAGTCCTATATATTTGTCGGGTGAGCCTCAGCGCGCATATCAAATACTTGTCGAAATGTTCAAAGCAGGTCAATACGATAAAATAAGTGACTCATTCCCCAAGTTTGATGCGGTGTTGGGTAAATATCCTGAGGCAATCGCATTGGCTTATATGGCAGAAATAAATCTGGGTATTGATGAGAACAGGTTTGATGTGAAACGTGTCCAAAAGGCTATCCCCTTATTTGAGGCTCTCCGTTCTAAACAGGGGCATCAACAAGGCGATCTCACATACTGCATTGGAAATGCCTATTCTATATTGCAGGACTATCAAAATGCGTTGTCTTCATATTTGCAGGCAATAACAGAATTCTCTCTTCCGGAAGACGCGCATGAAGCTGCTATGTGCTATAAAAACATAGGAGCTGTGCATAAATCCTTGGGTAATTCTACTGATGAACGGAAATCCTATGAAAAGTCTTTAGAGCTGGACCCCTATTTGCCTGAAGCTCATTTCGCAATGGGCGTGTGCCTGTACACTGAAGGAAAGTATCAGCCCGCACTTGAACACTTGGATAAAATCATTTGGGATGTGGACTCATTATCGCGTTCTTTATCTGTGAATGCATGGCGAATCCCCATATTGTTTAATTTAAAAGATTCGGCTGGAGCATTCAGGGAGATCAATACCCTACTGAGTCATGTCAGGATGTTTGAGTGGATATTGCCCTGGTGCGGCAAGTTCGTGTCGCAATTCGGGAAAGAATCTATAGAATCTATTCAGAAGTCATTGCTTTTTTGGAAGAAGTATCTTCGTGATTTTCCCGAAGACACAAAAGGAAAGTACGAATATCTCATATGTTCATGGCTACTTCACGAAGAGGATTTTCCCGTTGATCTAAATTTTGAAAGTTTTAAGCGGGAAATGCTGGAGTTGATGGATTCCGGCACCATTGATTCTGCATTTTTATGGGATCGCATTGGTCACTGGGCACAGACAGACGGTTTATGGGAACGAGCTGAAGACGCATACCGAAAGGCTTGCCAACAGGAACCGGATGAGTATGGTTATTGTCTTGGTGTAGTTTTAAATCATTTAGGAAAATATGCTGAAGCTCTTTCCATCTTGCTTCCCCAAGCTGAAATACATCAGCCGGATGAACTTAGCTGGTATCAGGTCGCGCGGGCATATGAAGGGCTTGGAAATATAGAAGGTTGTAGAAAAGCATATAAAAAGGCCATAAAAATCAATCCCGATTATACAGAAGTATGGTTTGAGTTTGGAGGAAGTCTTTGGAATTTAGGAGATCGGGATATGGCCTTCAAAATATGGGAAAATGCTATTGCACGATTTCCCAAGCATGAATCCGTCAAGATAGTAGAGCAATTTTTTGCAGGAGAGGGGCCTGCTTTTGGCAGTGTGAAGCAGCGAGACACCGACTGA
- a CDS encoding IS5 family transposase (programmed frameshift), with amino-acid sequence MAAHRRHDISDKVWANIEKLLPGSKGSVGRPSADNRLFINTVFWILRTGAPWRDLPPDLGDWKNTHRRFCRWRDRGVWEKILEALIVEPDFEWLIIDASHCKVHPHAAGAAGGNEAMSRNKRGLNSKIHLAVDAHGMPVRVIVTEGTRADCKEACALIDGLSAGALLADRGYDTESILRKAGESGFQVVIPPKRSRKISRNYDRELYKVRHLVENAFLHLKRWRGIATRYAKRCASFLAAVQIRCISLWANII; translated from the exons ATGGCGGCACATCGGAGGCATGATATTTCCGACAAGGTATGGGCAAATATTGAAAAACTTCTTCCCGGTTCCAAAGGCTCTGTCGGTCGTCCTTCCGCCGATAACCGATTGTTTATCAACACCGTCTTCTGGATACTGAGAACCGGGGCTCCGTGGCGGGATTTACCCCCCGATCTTGGCGACTGGAAAAATACACATCGCCGCTTCTGCCGATGGCGAGATCGGGGAGTTTGGGAGAAAATACTCGAAGCTCTCATTGTCGAACCTGATTTTGAATGGCTCATCATTGATGCCAGTCATTGCAAAGTACATCCCCATGCGGCGGGCGCTGCGGGAGGTAATGAGGCCATGAGCCGCA ACAAAAGGGGGCTCAACTCAAAAATACACCTGGCCGTGGATGCGCATGGTATGCCGGTCAGAGTTATTGTTACAGAAGGTACCCGAGCTGATTGCAAAGAGGCCTGTGCGTTGATTGACGGGTTGAGTGCCGGGGCACTTTTGGCTGATAGAGGCTACGATACGGAGAGTATTCTCCGCAAAGCAGGTGAATCCGGTTTCCAGGTTGTCATCCCGCCAAAGAGAAGTCGTAAAATATCACGCAACTATGACAGAGAGCTCTACAAAGTCAGGCATCTTGTCGAGAATGCTTTTCTCCATCTCAAGCGCTGGCGGGGAATTGCCACACGATATGCCAAAAGATGTGCATCTTTTCTTGCCGCCGTTCAAATCAGATGCATATCTTTGTGGGCAAACATAATTTGA
- a CDS encoding SNF2-related protein has product MSITVTQLKDIDRTLPCLPSVPPHWMETCHKREVGCFYLGTDQNAARYQLTRAFFLPKKEKEEKQLSLSPFHALYKAHKLSNYAFGQDRLTAVFASSNIEVYPYQIAAARFALRSPYLKGVILCDEGSLGKTYEALLIISQLWYEGKDRLLLVVPTPLLYQWRETIDKSFSVPCFALDLATVHDVSYNGDGNPFLQDGIVLTTYDIAAQNVEYIAKVQWDAVVFEEAHHLRRIYADTNKTAAVLKNAVGRAFKILLTATPMQNSIMDLYGLIHVIDETVFPDEKAFYERYFRKPENYPELADRVGPFCFRTTRQEVTNYVKIPDRIPITAEFTLTPKEQELYDLLDRYVQKGSRVAFPNMDQYDLALLFFRTFSSSTFALDKLLRGVIRRMESSAEIKSAHIAAELSELHHMQTLASCIKQNAKATELLAGLKQGFARLKELGAKQKALIFTENRATQDFLFSLLDNGPYKGRVLTYHGGKTREYSIMKRFQDEAKILISTDIGAEGFNLEFCSFVINYDLPYNTLTLEQRINRCHRQGQQSDVIILNFLNRNNFADVRTLELINKRILQFSGIFGMSDTVIGNFSNDSEGNFSNMLAKARTRQEIEQTHQSTLERFEAQNKELVSRAEHSLFTSFTRDIAEKVYITPRYIEAKTKEIEDDLWYVTRWFFAGKQGFRLDDATRTVAVTHLPPPKVFTGKALRRMEYGMAKDYQPRSGRHTVTGSLARGIFGEMFWRGIPESGSLVVDADIEPCELALYEVRVRPKGNFWGGYAFYPLTGETRSGRVLSHDECAALMALPVRDFSVRGEPVGKRNRHLRPAVEHKLDRLISGDDFIRKVLTETDSAEKEAVNALKNKAAERKVELMRRLEGLRFQVKTARAALDKELSRMERLSLQRRCSRLTAELRRAEQQLSAQHRQLDTELEEHIQELLADAQLAATMERLFVVQVSGTA; this is encoded by the coding sequence ATGAGTATCACCGTGACACAATTGAAAGATATCGACAGAACCTTGCCATGCTTACCCTCGGTTCCACCACACTGGATGGAAACGTGTCATAAGCGTGAAGTTGGCTGTTTTTACCTTGGAACGGACCAAAACGCCGCGCGGTATCAATTGACGAGGGCTTTTTTCTTACCTAAAAAAGAAAAGGAGGAAAAACAGTTGTCCTTGTCCCCTTTTCACGCCCTGTACAAAGCCCATAAGCTTTCAAACTACGCCTTTGGTCAGGACAGACTGACGGCTGTTTTCGCGTCTTCCAATATTGAAGTCTATCCCTACCAGATAGCAGCCGCGCGTTTTGCCTTGCGTTCACCGTATCTGAAAGGCGTTATTTTGTGTGACGAGGGTTCGTTGGGTAAAACGTATGAAGCCCTGTTGATCATCAGCCAGCTTTGGTATGAGGGCAAAGACCGGCTGTTGCTTGTTGTGCCCACTCCCTTGCTTTACCAATGGCGCGAGACCATTGATAAAAGTTTCTCTGTTCCCTGTTTTGCATTGGACTTGGCCACGGTTCATGACGTAAGCTACAATGGGGACGGCAATCCTTTTCTTCAGGATGGGATTGTTCTGACGACCTACGACATTGCGGCGCAAAATGTCGAATACATCGCCAAGGTGCAGTGGGACGCGGTTGTTTTTGAAGAAGCCCACCATCTTCGCCGGATATACGCGGACACCAACAAGACCGCCGCTGTTTTGAAAAACGCGGTCGGCAGAGCCTTCAAGATTCTGCTTACGGCCACGCCCATGCAGAACTCCATCATGGATCTGTACGGTCTGATTCATGTTATTGACGAGACGGTGTTTCCGGATGAAAAAGCGTTTTACGAGCGTTATTTCCGCAAGCCTGAAAACTATCCGGAACTGGCTGACAGAGTCGGCCCCTTCTGTTTTCGGACCACCAGACAGGAAGTAACGAACTACGTCAAGATTCCGGACCGCATTCCGATTACCGCTGAATTCACGCTCACTCCCAAAGAGCAGGAACTGTATGATCTGCTTGATAGGTATGTGCAAAAGGGGAGCAGGGTCGCATTCCCGAACATGGACCAGTACGATCTGGCGCTCCTGTTCTTTCGCACTTTTTCCTCCTCCACATTTGCTTTAGACAAACTGTTGCGCGGCGTAATTCGACGGATGGAATCCAGCGCTGAAATAAAGAGCGCGCATATTGCCGCTGAACTTTCCGAACTTCATCACATGCAGACTTTGGCCTCCTGCATCAAACAAAATGCCAAGGCTACAGAACTGCTTGCAGGCTTGAAGCAGGGCTTTGCCCGGCTCAAGGAACTGGGCGCAAAGCAGAAAGCCCTTATCTTCACCGAAAACCGGGCCACGCAGGATTTTTTGTTTTCCCTGCTGGATAACGGCCCGTACAAGGGCAGGGTGCTGACCTATCACGGCGGGAAAACCCGCGAGTATTCCATCATGAAACGCTTTCAGGATGAGGCGAAAATTCTCATTTCCACGGATATCGGGGCGGAAGGTTTCAATCTGGAATTCTGTTCCTTTGTTATCAACTACGATTTGCCGTACAATACGCTCACCCTTGAGCAGCGCATCAACCGTTGTCACCGACAGGGGCAGCAGTCGGACGTGATCATTCTCAATTTCCTGAACCGCAACAATTTTGCTGATGTGCGTACTCTGGAGCTGATCAACAAACGTATTCTGCAATTTTCCGGCATCTTCGGCATGTCGGATACGGTAATCGGCAACTTCAGCAATGATTCGGAAGGCAATTTTTCCAACATGCTCGCCAAGGCCCGGACCAGACAGGAGATAGAGCAGACCCATCAAAGCACATTGGAGCGGTTTGAAGCGCAGAACAAAGAGCTTGTAAGCCGGGCCGAACATTCGCTGTTCACTTCCTTCACCAGGGATATAGCGGAAAAGGTTTACATCACCCCGCGCTATATCGAAGCCAAGACAAAAGAGATTGAAGACGACCTGTGGTATGTCACTCGCTGGTTTTTTGCAGGAAAACAGGGCTTTCGTCTGGATGACGCAACCCGCACGGTTGCCGTTACGCATCTTCCGCCGCCCAAGGTATTCACCGGCAAGGCGTTGCGCCGCATGGAATATGGCATGGCCAAAGACTATCAGCCGCGCTCCGGCCGTCACACGGTCACCGGTTCTCTTGCAAGAGGTATCTTTGGAGAAATGTTCTGGCGCGGCATTCCGGAAAGCGGGAGCCTTGTTGTAGACGCGGATATTGAGCCGTGCGAACTTGCATTGTATGAAGTGCGGGTTCGGCCCAAGGGGAACTTTTGGGGCGGGTATGCCTTTTATCCGCTGACAGGGGAAACCCGTTCCGGCCGCGTGCTTTCCCATGACGAATGCGCCGCGCTCATGGCCTTACCGGTGCGTGACTTCTCTGTACGGGGCGAACCTGTGGGCAAACGTAACCGCCATTTGCGTCCTGCCGTGGAGCATAAGCTGGACAGACTCATTTCCGGCGATGATTTTATCCGCAAGGTGCTTACGGAAACCGATTCAGCGGAAAAAGAGGCCGTCAACGCTTTGAAAAACAAGGCGGCCGAGCGTAAAGTCGAGCTGATGCGCCGTCTTGAGGGGTTACGCTTCCAGGTGAAAACAGCCAGGGCCGCTTTGGACAAGGAGCTTTCGCGCATGGAGCGACTGTCCCTGCAACGCCGATGCAGCCGATTGACCGCAGAGTTGAGGCGGGCGGAACAACAACTGTCCGCTCAACACCGTCAACTGGACACGGAGCTCGAAGAACACATACAAGAGCTTTTGGCTGACGCGCAACTTGCCGCAACGATGGAACGTCTGTTTGTGGTACAGGTAAGCGGCACGGCATGA
- a CDS encoding DEAD/DEAH box helicase family protein, whose protein sequence is MKLKFIKQSFQTAAVNAVADLFIGQEKKTATFSIVQGEQFSLLENQYGIGNALLIDDAAMLANMQAVQKHNTLPMTHDLEGRQFSVEMETGTGKTYVYTKTIFELHKRFGFAKFIIVVPSVAIREGGYKSLQVTQEHFGVLYNRVPCRYFIYNSARLSDVRQFATSANIEIMIINIDAFKKAENVINQVQDRLSGESAMRFIRDTRPIVIIDEPQSVDNTPKAKEAIASLNPLCVLRYSATHREKVNLLFRLTPVDAYQMGLVKQICVFSNQVAHGFNKPYIKLLSVTKDDKGYRAKVEMDVAAKDGKVSRKNVTIKPNSDLFVLSGRRELYEGYTVAGIDCTPGYECVEFGNTEFLKLGRTIGGIDENIVKRAQIRRTIETHFDKELRLTKKGIKVLSLFFIDEVKKYRTPEGGKGPYAEMFEECYHELLNLPKYAELKERFRNPVEKVHDGYFSQDKKGHYKDTRGDTQDDTSTYNTIMKDKEWLLSFNCPLRFIFSHSALKEGWDNPNVFQVCTLIEQKSVFTCRQKVGRGLRLCVNQDGERIDDKDINLLHVMANESFAEFAATLQKEIEDETGLKFGVLQLSLFTGMTYTDTIEEQKTITPEEVAQIVAHLEKQGYISPEGRAQPALQTAVEQDSLDLPKEVAAATVEVAKAITSVTAASTAAATPVTTAALKTALCGATYTRTVQTEKTVSYEDAQELLNHLHAKGYTDKNGNIKDTLKNALKTGTLDLPKKFEAARERFESIIRNADRRPPLRDASKDVTVKLKKQVTASPEFLELWNKIKQKTTYRVNIDSAVLISRCVKDLQEMDPIPSARLVTQNAIIHIESAGVSHQETGMRTTDIQDSYSNMPDVLAVIGEQTLTKRSTVCEILLQSGRLQDLRNNPQLFIERAVEIIRNRRHQLAVDGISYLKLAGQEYYIQEIFDSEELIANLEKNAVSVEHSVYDHIIYDSSTVERPFALALDNDPDVKMFFKIPRAFKIETPIGTYNPDWAVYLDRDGEKKLYFVLETKGDTSVFGLRTPEALKIHCGRQHFKALDNGVELRVAKDWKEFRVGV, encoded by the coding sequence ATGAAACTTAAGTTTATCAAACAATCTTTCCAGACAGCCGCCGTCAATGCTGTGGCTGATCTGTTCATCGGTCAGGAAAAGAAGACCGCCACCTTCTCTATTGTCCAGGGCGAACAGTTTTCCCTGCTGGAAAATCAGTACGGTATCGGCAATGCCCTGCTTATTGATGACGCCGCCATGCTCGCCAACATGCAGGCAGTGCAGAAACACAATACCCTGCCCATGACGCATGATCTGGAAGGCAGGCAGTTCAGCGTGGAAATGGAGACGGGAACCGGGAAAACCTACGTCTATACCAAAACCATCTTTGAGCTGCACAAGCGTTTCGGCTTCGCCAAGTTCATCATCGTGGTGCCGTCCGTGGCCATCCGCGAGGGGGGGTACAAATCTCTGCAAGTCACGCAGGAGCACTTCGGCGTTCTCTACAACCGTGTTCCGTGCCGTTATTTCATTTACAACAGCGCCCGTTTGTCCGATGTGCGCCAGTTCGCAACCAGCGCCAACATCGAAATCATGATCATCAACATCGACGCGTTTAAAAAGGCCGAGAACGTCATCAATCAGGTTCAGGACCGGCTCTCCGGCGAATCCGCCATGCGTTTTATCCGCGATACCCGGCCCATAGTGATCATTGACGAACCGCAGAGCGTGGACAACACGCCCAAGGCAAAGGAAGCTATTGCCTCGCTGAATCCGCTCTGCGTGCTGCGTTATTCCGCTACCCACCGGGAAAAAGTCAATCTGCTGTTTCGCCTGACGCCGGTTGACGCCTACCAGATGGGACTGGTGAAGCAGATCTGTGTGTTTTCCAACCAGGTGGCCCACGGATTCAACAAGCCGTACATCAAACTGCTTTCCGTAACCAAAGACGACAAGGGCTATCGGGCCAAAGTGGAAATGGACGTCGCCGCTAAAGACGGTAAGGTGTCCCGCAAAAACGTCACCATAAAACCGAATTCAGACTTGTTTGTCCTTTCCGGTCGGCGTGAGCTTTATGAAGGGTACACGGTGGCGGGCATCGACTGCACACCGGGATATGAATGTGTTGAATTCGGCAATACGGAATTTCTTAAACTAGGCCGGACCATCGGCGGCATTGATGAGAACATCGTCAAGCGGGCGCAGATTCGCCGCACTATTGAGACCCATTTTGACAAGGAATTGCGCCTTACGAAAAAGGGCATCAAGGTACTTTCTCTGTTCTTTATCGACGAGGTTAAAAAATACCGCACCCCGGAAGGCGGAAAAGGGCCTTATGCGGAAATGTTCGAGGAGTGTTACCACGAACTTTTGAATCTGCCGAAGTACGCCGAGCTTAAGGAGCGGTTCCGCAATCCGGTTGAAAAAGTGCATGACGGCTATTTTTCTCAGGACAAAAAGGGCCACTACAAGGACACCAGAGGCGATACCCAGGACGACACCAGCACCTACAACACCATCATGAAAGACAAGGAATGGCTGCTGTCTTTTAACTGTCCGCTGCGTTTCATTTTCTCGCATTCGGCTCTGAAAGAGGGATGGGACAACCCCAACGTTTTTCAAGTCTGCACGCTGATTGAGCAGAAATCTGTATTCACCTGTCGTCAGAAAGTCGGGCGCGGCCTGCGTTTGTGCGTGAACCAGGACGGCGAGCGCATTGACGACAAGGATATCAATCTGCTGCACGTCATGGCGAACGAGAGTTTTGCCGAATTTGCGGCCACGCTCCAGAAGGAAATCGAGGATGAAACCGGCCTGAAGTTCGGCGTTCTGCAACTGAGCCTGTTTACCGGGATGACGTACACGGATACCATTGAGGAACAAAAGACCATCACCCCGGAAGAAGTCGCGCAGATTGTCGCGCACCTCGAAAAACAGGGTTACATTTCACCCGAAGGTCGGGCGCAACCTGCGCTGCAGACCGCCGTTGAACAAGACAGCCTGGATTTGCCGAAGGAAGTGGCTGCGGCTACGGTGGAAGTCGCCAAAGCAATCACATCGGTTACCGCGGCAAGCACTGCCGCGGCCACGCCGGTGACAACCGCCGCCTTGAAAACCGCCCTGTGCGGCGCGACCTACACACGCACCGTACAGACGGAAAAGACCGTTTCCTATGAGGACGCCCAGGAATTGCTGAACCACTTGCACGCCAAGGGCTACACAGACAAAAACGGCAACATCAAGGATACCCTGAAAAATGCTCTGAAAACTGGGACTCTGGATCTGCCGAAAAAATTTGAGGCGGCGCGCGAACGCTTTGAATCCATCATCAGGAATGCGGACAGGCGTCCCCCTCTCCGCGACGCTTCCAAAGACGTGACGGTCAAGCTGAAGAAACAGGTCACGGCATCTCCGGAATTTCTGGAGCTATGGAACAAGATCAAGCAGAAAACCACATACAGAGTCAATATCGACAGCGCCGTACTGATCAGCCGGTGCGTCAAGGACCTGCAGGAGATGGATCCCATACCCTCGGCCCGGCTTGTCACGCAAAACGCGATCATTCATATCGAGTCAGCCGGGGTAAGCCATCAGGAAACGGGAATGCGGACCACGGATATCCAAGACAGCTACAGCAACATGCCGGATGTGCTGGCTGTCATCGGTGAACAGACCCTGACCAAGCGATCTACGGTCTGCGAAATCCTGCTTCAGAGCGGACGCTTGCAGGACTTGCGCAACAATCCGCAACTGTTCATCGAGCGCGCGGTGGAAATTATCCGCAATCGTCGCCATCAACTGGCCGTGGACGGCATCAGCTATCTCAAACTGGCCGGGCAGGAATATTATATTCAGGAAATTTTCGACAGCGAAGAGCTTATTGCCAACCTGGAAAAGAATGCCGTATCTGTCGAGCACAGCGTCTACGATCATATCATTTACGACAGCAGCACTGTGGAGCGTCCCTTTGCTTTGGCCTTGGACAACGATCCTGACGTGAAAATGTTTTTCAAAATCCCTCGCGCATTCAAAATTGAAACCCCCATCGGAACCTACAACCCGGACTGGGCCGTGTATCTGGATCGCGACGGCGAGAAAAAACTCTACTTCGTCCTGGAAACCAAGGGTGACACCAGCGTTTTCGGCCTGCGTACCCCGGAAGCCCTGAAAATCCACTGCGGCAGACAACACTTCAAGGCATTGGATAATGGCGTGGAGCTGCGGGTGGCAAAGGACTGGAAGGAGTTCAGGGTGGGAGTTTAG
- a CDS encoding site-specific DNA-methyltransferase — MEGKLDIDKLLSLCGEYILKDFEKYEFTWKGKSECLRLAQQRSTATLRPCPEESVNFDTTQNLYIEGDNLEVLKLLQASYFRQVKMIYIDPPYNTGNDFVYEDDFKDPLERYREVTSQTTKSNPEVMGRFHTNWLNMMYPRLRLAANLLRDDGVIFISIDDHEVHNLRKLCDEVFGEENFVACLVWEKGRKNDAKLFSVGHEYLLLYAKSLCRLRELKTIWRENKPGTKEIWEKYLKLREEYGTDDASIEKELQQWFSSLPAKHPSKKWSRYKRVDANGPWRDRDISWPGGGGPRYDVIHPITGKACKVPERGWIYSSPQEMQRQISLGLVEFRKDETDPPFRKAHIRPVHSGDELDLVNEESNEEELATQVRGSYFYKQSQVAIKYFRKLLGGKFFDNPKDHFELAKLFDYVCGDDSNAIILDFFSGSGSTAHAVMQLNAEDGGKRRFIMVQLPELCPESSEAFKAGYKNICEIGKERIRRAGAKILENIEPAKQHEKQMTKHAEQLSLVPDGEDASGNSPLPDTGFKVFKLDSSNLKTWDSTPFPEDDLLSISNRLHNMIDRIKPDRTDLDVVYEIMLKMGVPLTYNVSSVDISGKTAWSVGDFLLLICLSDGLTVEMVEEMAEYAPGQIVLSENSLADDTAMSNAFYILRDRNIELKLV; from the coding sequence GTGGAGGGCAAGCTGGATATCGACAAGCTGCTTTCACTCTGCGGCGAATACATCCTCAAGGATTTTGAGAAGTACGAATTTACCTGGAAGGGGAAAAGCGAGTGCCTGCGCCTGGCCCAGCAGCGTTCTACGGCAACGCTTCGTCCGTGTCCTGAAGAAAGCGTCAACTTCGACACCACGCAGAATCTGTATATTGAAGGCGACAACCTGGAAGTCTTAAAGCTGTTGCAGGCTTCGTATTTTAGGCAGGTGAAGATGATCTACATCGACCCGCCGTACAATACGGGCAACGATTTTGTGTACGAGGATGATTTTAAAGACCCGCTCGAACGCTACAGGGAAGTGACCAGCCAGACCACCAAAAGCAACCCTGAGGTCATGGGCCGCTTTCATACCAACTGGCTGAACATGATGTACCCGCGCTTGCGCCTGGCGGCGAATTTGTTGCGTGATGACGGGGTTATTTTTATTTCCATAGATGACCATGAAGTGCATAACTTGCGGAAGTTATGTGATGAAGTTTTTGGGGAAGAGAATTTTGTCGCCTGTCTCGTTTGGGAAAAAGGGCGAAAAAACGACGCCAAACTTTTTTCAGTTGGTCATGAGTACCTTCTCCTTTATGCAAAGAGTCTGTGTAGACTCCGGGAGCTTAAGACTATCTGGCGCGAAAACAAACCAGGAACAAAAGAAATTTGGGAGAAATATTTAAAACTTCGTGAAGAATATGGCACCGATGATGCTTCAATTGAAAAAGAACTACAACAATGGTTTTCGTCGTTACCAGCAAAACATCCTTCAAAAAAATGGAGTCGATATAAACGGGTTGATGCAAATGGCCCTTGGCGAGATCGTGATATTTCATGGCCCGGCGGCGGAGGTCCTCGCTATGATGTAATTCATCCTATAACTGGTAAAGCGTGCAAAGTGCCTGAGCGTGGCTGGATCTACTCGTCACCTCAAGAAATGCAACGACAAATTTCTCTGGGATTGGTCGAATTTCGTAAGGATGAAACAGATCCTCCATTCCGCAAGGCACATATACGCCCCGTGCATTCTGGAGATGAATTGGATTTAGTTAATGAAGAATCCAACGAAGAAGAACTAGCGACCCAAGTACGTGGAAGTTATTTCTATAAACAATCGCAGGTCGCTATTAAATATTTTAGAAAATTGCTGGGTGGAAAATTTTTCGATAACCCCAAAGATCATTTTGAACTTGCAAAACTTTTTGACTACGTTTGTGGTGATGATTCGAATGCGATAATTCTGGACTTTTTTTCTGGATCTGGAAGTACGGCCCATGCGGTGATGCAGCTCAATGCAGAAGACGGAGGCAAGCGTCGTTTTATTATGGTGCAGCTTCCGGAACTTTGTCCGGAAAGTTCGGAAGCGTTCAAGGCCGGATACAAAAATATCTGTGAAATAGGCAAGGAGCGCATTCGGCGGGCCGGTGCGAAGATACTTGAGAATATCGAACCTGCAAAGCAGCATGAAAAACAGATGACAAAACATGCGGAACAGCTTTCGCTTGTCCCTGATGGTGAAGATGCTTCAGGTAATTCTCCGTTGCCTGACACCGGTTTCAAGGTCTTCAAGCTGGATTCCTCCAATCTGAAAACCTGGGACAGCACGCCCTTCCCGGAAGATGATCTGCTTTCCATCAGCAACCGGCTGCACAATATGATCGACCGGATAAAGCCGGACCGGACCGATCTGGATGTAGTGTATGAAATCATGCTCAAGATGGGCGTTCCCCTGACGTACAACGTGTCGTCGGTGGATATTTCCGGCAAAACCGCCTGGTCTGTGGGGGATTTTCTGCTGCTTATCTGCCTGTCGGACGGTCTGACCGTGGAAATGGTCGAGGAAATGGCGGAGTACGCGCCGGGGCAAATCGTTCTGTCCGAAAACTCCCTGGCCGACGATACGGCTATGTCCAACGCCTTCTATATCCTGCGTGACAGGAATATTGAGCTGAAGTTAGTCTAA